In the genome of Brachypodium distachyon strain Bd21 chromosome 3, Brachypodium_distachyon_v3.0, whole genome shotgun sequence, the window ACGACCGTTCATGTGGTGACAGCCGGGCCGCCTCCATTCCATGTGGGGCCATAACAAGTCTGTCCCCGCTGTCAGTGACGTTTCCATATTGTGCCTGTAGTCGGGTGGGGGCAGGTCTGATGGGTGGTCGGGTCGGAAGCAGCTAGGCCGTACTGGTCGGTGGTTTTATTCTCACAAAATCAAGCAAGTTGCAGCTGGGAGCTGGTCCTTTTGCACATAGAACCCTGCAtagattgtttttttcttctaaaaagAATAATTTCTACATCTTCGTTTGCCGTGCTGTCTGTCATACATGACCATATACTGTAGGCTCTTTAAATTAAAAATTGATGTATGGATCTTTAATTTTAGAGACGTATGTGCTATTTGCTCATTCTGGAGGGGGCAATAAGCAAAGGTGAGGTGTGGAAATTAAAGACTCACATGTGGGAAGCACTTGCTAAAAAACAAATCGGATACAAATCAACGGGGCGGCTTCAAAGTCAACAGTACTTGTCTCTATAAATTGGCGGCTCGGCGTCGCCTCCGAGACATCGCCCGGAGGTGATCGAGCTGACCGGCGGGTACAAACTCCTCGATCCCTCTCTGCTCTAGATCGATCGAGTAACCCGGCCCATTTCTTTCTCTCCACCCAAACTATCTATCTTTTCATATACTTTTAGCTAATTCCTTTCCCTTTACAATTCAAGTCGATTCATATTACTTCTCTCCGATCCTCGCAAGTAGTTCAATCTTTTTTCCTGAACAACTTCCTGCAACTTTTTCTACGCATCTCGGCATCTGCTTGTTCCTTGTAGCGTAATCTCGGCGTCCATATAAGATCAGAGATGGAGAACGTTCTCGTCGACCGATCTGCAGGCGGCCACGCCTTCCGCCGGAGCGCGGGGATGAGAGGCTGCCGGAGGATGCTCCCCGGGAGcatgccgacgccgccttaTTCCGTCGGCTACGGCTCCTTATCTCCttattcttcctctcttccgCCGCATCCATTCCTCTACCCGCCGTATGACTTCCTGTGCTACAGATCTCCTCACCAATCTCTCCCTCCCCTGCCGTCCCATGGCCTCccgccgctcccgccggcgACCATGGCCAAGGCCAAGCACGCCTCGCTCCCTCCCCTTCGGTCGGCGTCGACTctgccggcggcgccgaggaagacggtgggggagtcgtcgtcgtcgtacaagaggaagaagccgagGGCACCGGATcaggagccggcggcggcgttgccgagggcggcgcggcggaggaagccGCTGCAGAGGGCGGCGCCGCtccccgcggcgccggcggtggtggaggcgctggacgACCTGGAGCGGGAGGTGACGCGGGGCTTCGTGGAGGACCTGGTGCAcgcgctcgcgccgccgccgagcagcCTGCCCCTGCCCACTTTCTCCCTCGTgagggcggccgccgccgccaaggctgcgccgccgtcctgcGCCGTGTAGGGAGAGCATGGTTGATCTGCAACATGCCATGGACGGGTTcaagttttcttttcctttcttcctccaaAACCTTTTTCTTTGGACGGAAGAAGAGCCTTTTAATTGCGTCTTTTAATTGCATCTTTTATGTGAGCAGGTAACTGTAAACCTGATGCTTTTGAGTCTAGGTTTACATGCTACTGGTCTTGAACTCTGGAGGTACGGGGTGTGTTTTTTAGTGCCCTGTATGTACCAAGATCAAGATATAtgtcatatgtttttttttttttgcttgtgcCAAGATGTTTATTCGCATGTATGCTTGTTTCTGTATAAGCAATGGATTAATTTGATCGACATTTTGTGAAAATCCCAACCACCTTTTGAAGCTTGTGGATGAACATTCAATGAATTTTGTCCTTAAAGCGTGCATCGTTCCTGCCTATCAAAAGAGTGATTAATTAGTTCGATGCAGTGCGGATCAGATAAAAAGCCCGATTTAATTATCACATCGTGCGACATTTTGTTAAAATTCCAATCACCTTTTGAAGCGTTTCACTCTGCCAGTGTTCCATTCCAAAGCGTGTTAGTTCACGGACCCAAATGGAATCCCGCGAAAATCCCACTTATAATTGAATTTTCAGCTCTCTTAATCTTGAGAACGAATTGAACTAGTGGACCTTTCGCCGGATCCATTTTTCATCCCTTTGACGTCCGGACATAGCATATGGTTCAAGACCAAGCTCTCGGTTTTTCTTTaagaaaaaaggagagaaagatACCAAGTTGAAGGTAAGCTAGCCCAGCATGCATGAAGCTCTTGCGTCCAGAATTGCTCAAGTCCAAGCCTGGTCCGTTGGCAGTAatgaagtacggagtactcaAGTGTAAGCGTCGAGACCACGAGGATCCATGTATCACGTATAAGGCAATTCTCTACTTTTCCAAATCCACGGCTATCTCTTTCTTTATCTTGTTTGCAACGAAAAACATAGCTTTATTTTTAGGGAAGGAGCCGGATCCTGTGGTGAAGCCACCGCGTGCCCTGCGGCCTCTCATCTACCGTCTAATTAGATCAGACGGCTAGCAGTCCATGGAGGCATCGGTACCAGCCTACACGTGGCCAACTGAGGAAATAGTCACGGGTAAGAAAGGGCATCCCGTGCGAAAttgcggtcgccgccgccgccgctgaagGGGAGCAGAGTAAGCTCTGCTGGCCGCCCCTGGCTCCTCCACCCCCGATCCGCCGGCCTCTTCCGCACCGCCTCTCCCAGCTCCTCCCGTCTCCTCCGACCCCGcctcgacctcctccgggCAGGACTGTCTGCCCCTAGTCCCATGGCCGTTGGAGTCTTGCTGATTGTTGTTATGTGTTGTGCAATTGAATGGTGTACGTGTTGTCCTAATTGACAGTAATTCTTGTTGGTCGGGTGCTGTGTTGTGCAATTTTACAATATTtgagtggagaagaaggatggCAACAATCTCTGACGGAGCAAATTTGGAGCTTCATGAGTGAAATGCGATCAAGTGTTCAGCTTTTACTTGTGTATAACATGATGGTGTAGAGACTCAATAGCAGATTTCAGTGTTTAGTGCTTCAAAATTTCAATTGTTCAGACCTATAGAAGTGTTCTGTTCTTGTTTGTACATTTTATCCTTGCTTGTATAACCTATCCTTGTAATACACTGGCTCAGTTTTTTATGGCATAAACATGTCTTTGTTTCTTGTCGCAGCTTGACACCATTAAATTCTGTCGGATCAATTGATGAAGTGTGTCCTGGTGTTATTGACAAGTACAGGACAAATGAGATGATTTCAAACAAGATTGCACATTTGCTAAGCCTGTTTTGTCCCTGTTCTGCACTTCTGCTAAGCCTGCAGTTTTCTCCGGTGAAGTGAGCCGTCTGAAGGTGGGGGGCGAAGGGGGATATCCGGCAAAGGAAGCAGCCGAAGGTGGGCAGGGGGGGGCGTTTTCTTCGGGGCACGCCACCAGAACTTACCTATGAGATGCTACCAGCACGGCTCGGGGGGTCCCATCTCTTCCCGCAGCGGCGGGAGAGCCCGTCGGAGTGGGGGTGAAGCGGAGGATCCCATCGGAGGCGCCTGTCGCCGGAGCTCACTCCCTTCCCTGCCCCacggtgacggcggcggctacaGAGTGGCCCGATAGCCAGTGTGATTTTGTTTCTCTGCTACGCTTCATTGTAGGTGGAGATGACTCTCATGCGTTGTGAATGGTTGCTGGCCGTTTGATCTAAATGGATGGTGGATATATGAGGGCAGGGCACGCCGTGCCTTTGCCACAGCAAGGCACTGGATCTCAGTCCCTAAAGGGGTCTTAACATCATATCGAGCATTACCCTAAAAATTCTTCCCTGCATGGTACGTCATTGCACATAACttgatgggttcgttgcatggaaaacaaaaaaattcctacgagaagtgcggaagaaacccaagatcatatctactagatgtgagtaacgagagggattatGAGTATCATACCCTCTAAaccacaaagcgttacgatcacgggatcgttgttggcgtagtggaactttcgatgagatcaatctcagtgcagaaccgacggcacctccttggCATCCACaggttcagcttcacgttgtctcctccttcttgatccagcaagcgaggggAAGAGGTTGATGAGTttccagcagcacgacggcgtggtggtgGCTATGGTGAAGAGCTCCGCGGGTAGGGCTTCGCTGCgcgcgagaggaggaggagaggggatcaggggagagagatccaactgagaGCTTGGTGTGTCCTCTCCCCCTGCCCCTCatctctatttatataggggatGGTGGCCAGGGTATgcccctcctccaagaagGAGTTAGGGCTGGCCAGGGGAGGGAAAGGAGTCCCGGGAGGACTCCCTCCCCACGAACTCCCCTCTCCACGTACGGTTCTCCACCGTACGGTGGAGTTGTTCCTTCCCTTTCCCCCTAATGGGCCTAGAGGATAACTAATTAAATTgctctaattaattattatAGAGAACCAACTAAATTCTCAGGAATATTTTGGAACATTCCAGAACTTTTTGAGAacttccggaaccttctagaacatTCCCGGTCGATACCGGAAATATCCCAAACTTTTTCGAAGCCCTGAAACAGCTTTCCCATATATAATTCTTCatctccggaccattccgaagctcctcgtgatgtccCGAATCCCAttcaagactccgaatcaatattcgatatcaccatctatttATCTCATCGAACCCTAGCGACATAAAgtgttaagtgtgtgaccctatgggttcgagaacatgtggacatgatcaatatcaataaccaatagtgggacctggatgtccataatggttccaacatattccacgaagatatCATCGGCTGAACCACGATGTCggggattcaattaatccggtatccaattccctttgtctcgcgatatattagttgcccgagatttgatcattggtatcaccatacctagttcaatctcgttaccggcaagttctctttactcgtaccgcaatataatatccctatgactaaacacattagccACATGTTTGCAAGCTCACTAGAATGTTATATtgtcgagagggcccagagatatctctccgtcacatggagtgacaaatcccagtcttgatccatacaacccaacaagcaccttccgagatacctgaagaacacctttatgattacccagttacgagatgatgGTTGATGTCCATAAAGTATTCTTctggtactagggagtggcatgatctcatggtctaagtaaatgatacttgacataataaaagaattagcaatttaaacttaagtgacacgatcaaaagctatgcttaggtttgggtctgtccatcacatcattctcctaatgatatgacatcgttaataaatgacaacacatgtctatggttaggaaaccttaaccatcttttaatcaatgaactaatctagtagaggcgtattagagacacggtatttgtttattcatccacacatgtatttagtttgctgttaatacaattatagcatagATAATAAAAATTTATtaagaacaaggaaatatgataataacaaatttattattgcctgtAGGCCATATTTCCAACGTAACTCAGGGATGACCAACTACCCGTCAGTAAAAGTTGATCGGAGAGTGACTATGATCGGGCGATGGCACGCCTGTAATACCTTGACTCGTTTCAGTTTCAGCCCAAAAGGCCGGTGTAGTTCAATGTGGGAGGCACATAATACTAGTTTAGATAGAATTGCACCGTCATACATATCCTTGTGTTCTAAATATAGCACCTTCAATTTGACATTTTTATAGGGACGAAAGTGAAAGGGTGATACTAAGTATATGTGGGCCCTTTCCATAAGCGTGCTAGGAATTGAGTAAATTTGGGCCAAGTGTTACAACCGTCGGTGGATGTCTGAACTAAGGCACATATTGGGTCACCATGATGACGGCTCTCTCCGCTGACAGGCAGCTTCTCTCGGCCCGCGAGTGATGTTCCGCTCTATAAAGTTAAAAATAGAGAGGCACCCACACTGGTCAGCTGATACAGATCGTATTTTGGAACTGCAGACACGTATTTGTTACATACTTGTTGTGCAATCTAGCCACACACATTCTCCATCCATCGTCTTAGATAATCACTTGCTCAAGCAAGCAGACATTTTAAATCATTAAGATTCTTCACGCCACCAACCTCTCGCACCAACCATACCTCTTGATCTATATCCCGATCGCTGAGGATTTTGGTTATCATAGACAAATTTTGTTTCCAAGTATGTCTGTCTGCTAAATCAACTCCAATAGTCATCATAACTTTGTTTCACTAAAATGGACGAGATAATGGGTCTGAAATTGGTTCTTCTGTAGTAGTGAGTGATGATATATGTAATTTTCTTGACTATTTATTCTGTTAATCTTAGCCGTTCTACCTCAGTTCCACACGGATATAGATGGCAtaatattttcctttttctccgATTAACATGGGAATATTTacaacaatgtttttttttcttttgtggggATATTTACAACATATTGTAGTCAAGCATAAGATCAGCAGCAGAGAGTGAGACGAAATAACATCACTTAACTTAGAACTTTATTTTTCCCATACAACATGGTTAAAGCACACACGGTGTAAGAAAAGTAAGGCGTAAATGTAATGACTAATGAGGACAACATGTCCATCCTTATTGTTGGTACTCTGGAAAGCAACTTATTTCTTAGAAACACCTCAATCTAGTTTACAATTGATGGATCATGCAACATAAACTCCAAGCGCGTCGACAAGTGAACCGAAGCTCCCAAAGAAGCCAACAACGCTGCCACCATCCTTCTCGGGGATGCTAAACGGAGAGCCGTTTACATTTCCGAAAGGTCCATATGTTTTAACATTGGTGACAATGCTAAGTGATGTCACAACAGTGGCTCCATTAAAGTCACCAGTTGTTCCAGAAACTTTCTTCACGGTCTCGTTAGGAGCTAGCAGGATCTACAAGGATATTAAAATGTTACCCCTTCAGCTGGCTAGAACTCATTGTAAAACAAGTTATAGCATTGAAATGTTTGAAGGTAAAATGCACTCACCGTTTCGGCAGCACCACCAGAACCACCCCATGGACCAGCCGATTGGCTCTTACCAGCTTGGTCAACATAGGTAAATGCAATTGAATCAATCACAGCCCCGCTTCGGATTGTCACACTCAGTAGACTCTTAGGTGGCTCTGGGATGTCAACAGCTTGCCCTCCTTTCCCTCCCAACGGTCCAACTTTGACTGGGGTCTACACATCATTTTGTCCAGCAGTTAACATATATTTCGAAATAAAAGTAGTTTGCAAACTTATATTTGTACATGTCGAAATATGTCATGAGCACTATCTCACCGGTTTGGGGAAGGAGCGACAGATAGCGCGGATATTCAGCTCCCTGATGTTGGCTCTGTTTAGCTCTTGGATCTTCTTGAAGCTGACGATCCCTTGTGCAAATGCAAACTCTCCAGTGCCACCGATGATTGCCCACTCGCCTATTTGTGGTGTTTCTTGTACTATAGTCCCAAGCACCTGAAGGCTGGACTCCTTAAACCTAATCAAAGTGTATATATTCGTAAgtaacataaataaatttagcCTGAAAGTTGACGTTGTGGTAAAAATGAATGAACTGAATGCTGTGTGAAATTAAAAACCTCTTATCGACGAACACAAAGTTGGTAAGAAACGTCCAGCTTTCGCCACTGCTGCCAGCCCCAATATGGTGGCCTTGGGCACGTGCGACAAGGTTTGCATTGGGTAGAATGCCATCATATATGGCCCAGTCGTTAACAGCCAGACAGCCAAACAAATGGGGGAGGTTTGGATTCACTATAACTTTCTGGTTACCATCTGGTGATCCTTCTAAGCGCTGGTACATGTACAGGTGGAGGAGATGCTCCTTCTCCTGGACCTCCTGGCTGACAGGGCCAGTTTGGTAGTAGGAAGGATTGGCCATGGCTACCCACCTACAGAAAAGATCTATCACCTgattggtggtggtggggggggtGTTCAATTAGGCAATTAGGCTGGTGTGTGGAGATGGATGGTGAAGGGAGACAAATTTATAGACCGCCGGTTCGTATGTAAACCGTGTTAGGTACCTTTGAATAGTTCCATCACGAGATTCATCTGCCACTAGTATATACAAAAGAAGTTGATTATCGCCTTATCGGCAATGCGCTGCGTCACGCCGTTTGCTTCGGATGTCATTTCACGTGACCGCACGTGCACAGAGTAGATACATTTTTGACAAGATATATAACACCTTTCATTGGGATACACCACCAAATCGCCCTACTCCTTTTCTTAATCATGCATTCAATTCTAGTCGCTGCCTCTTATAATACACTGAATCAGATTAAGAGTGTACTTTCAGTTTTGTGACACAATGTACTCCATTTAAAAGGATTTAACGGGATTTTCGTTGTCGAGATGtaaaaaaatcttcaaagaTGAGCTGAACCTCATTTTCCATAGAGCTAGAAGAAAAAAGTACTCTCAATTCCAGAATTGGATAGAAACCTTTAGATAGATTCTTTTGTCTGGTAAATATTTTTCGATTAATAAAATTTGCAATAGATCattgatctactgttttccctcaaaaaattAACGGGATTTTTACAAATGAAATTGTGACACTAATTACTCCATCCAACGTTTCTCCCATTTCCCACAAATGATATCCCGGGTCTACCAGACTACCAGTCAGGCCTAGGTTGCATGGAGGAATGGTTGTGGCAGGTTTGGTACTAAGCGAGTACCTAGAGAGCGTGGAGCGGTGGAGGAGCGCATGTCCTTCGCTCATGCATCAAGTCCAACCCGGACATTTTCACTTACTTCGACTGCTACGCGCCAACAGTCCATAACACTATAATTAACAGAGCTCTGATAAGTGCAAAATTAAAGTTATGGCACGAGAGTTTCAAAAGGGAACTCATGGAGATGGCCAGGTGCCCGGCGATAGCATAGCCAGGTCCCAGGTCCACTGGGAGCATAGTTGTAGGCGGCAAAATGCAACCTAGGCTTGACGACTGTACCCGGTCTGTGATAATTTGTGCAAATGGAGAAAACATTAGATGTGGTAATTAGTGCCACAAGTTTGTTTAAATGGgataaatttgtaaaaattCTACTAAATTTAAACCTCTGTTGTGTTGAAGGGTAAGACCCCCGGTAGCAATAGAACGGGAAAAGTATATAAAAAAAGACAGTTCTTTTCAATTTCGATTATATACCCTTGTCGGTCGTATTGGGCCTTTTGCAGTACTCTTTCGATTATATATATTAGTTCGTTTCTACTTTTAGATATCTACTTCTATATATTAGTATTAGTTAGCAATACTATTTTATTAGTTATCGATCCCGGCTCTGTGAATTCTTTCTTCCGTGCTGAACTGTCGGCACCAgtcctacattttttttttcgtgggCCGAGCAGAAAGGGGGCTCGGCAGGAAGAGGATTGTACAACTAGAGAAGAACGGAGGTCAACCCGCTTCAAATATGGAAAATGGTATTCACTCTCATATTAAAGAGCTGCAGCATGGATTAATTTAGTTAAGAGATTGGTTAGCTAGCTAGAAAAATGAATGCTACCATACCTACGAATAGTAATATAAACTACTCCTCCTATatttaaatataagatgttttaagTTTGTTCTAACCTAAATTTCTTAAaattgaccaagtttatataaaaaatacgCTAATATTTACAttatcatatgaaaatatatgttatgatgaatttaataaaactgATTTAAATTGCAGACactaatttgaactaaaacaacgacaagaatttaggatcggagggagcagtcGATTTTCATCTGGTTAGATCTTAAAAACATTTTATATCTgtaaacggaggaagtaacaaATTAATACTACTAGTCGACTTGTAAACTGGGTATGCACGCTATGAGAACATGGTCGAGTTCGATCAGCATAGATCGATGCCCCCGAATCGTTTTGGATACCGAATCGGTCAAGGCATTGGTACATGTGCAACTGGAAGTTGATCAGCTCCTTCATTTTTCTGGGATATTTTGGGTTTTTCCACGGGCTAGCTTGTAAAGTAATATGTGTGTCTGCTGTAGTAGATGCTTGGTTCATGTGCGAGATCGATTAATTAGTCTGGATCTCCTCGATCACAAGGTTCACGAGGAGTCCATATCCTATTACTTATCCGCATCGGATACTTCTTGAACCCCTAAATGAAAATGCCGTACGTAGCGTGTGATTGTCGGCAACaagatccttttttttatattacAGCGTCTGCAACAAGATGCTAGTGTTGCTTCAGATCTCATCGATATTGACTGCACAAGAAGGTTAGTGCGCGTTCGGTCTAACTGAACCATTTAGGTTCCGTTTCTCTGGTAAAATTTGGGTTCCCAGAAAATGTTGACGGAGTGGTTCCTCCAAAACAGGCTAAAGAGGAAAAACGGTCCTccaaaaaagtttttttagGCTAGGTGCACATGGTGCTTCCGTGGAAAGATTAATACTGGTGGTTATTTGAAACCTAtgacacccccccccccaccccaccaccacacacacacacacaatttCAGTTTTGCAGGAGAAACAGTACTACATGATTTATCTCCCGGTTTGACAAGATGGTGCATATTAGGAAGTGCCAATGCAGGAAAGCTAAACGAGGCACTGAATTCCTGAGTTTTCTTAAATTAAACTGCTATATATCGCTTATACACATCCCGCAGATGAATGCTGCATACTGTATGTACATCGCAATCGGTAAGAAGAAAGAAGGATGTGTATCAAGTGGAAAACTGAAATGGAACTAAAGTCTAATCTGTGATGCCTGACAATAAGGGTTCTGTGCAGTTTACGACAATGGAACTTCCTTCATGGAATGCTGATCCAGCCAAGAGATTATATCATCGAGAACTTGGAAAATTGTCTCATCAGATTCACCTTCCAAGATTGAATGACATGCATCTTTGTAAAGGCGCAGCGTCTTGTACGAGGTATTTGCTTTTTCATATAGATCTTTACTCACGCCTGGGTCAGTGACCAAATCGGCATCACCATGCAAAATGATTATGGGCAAGGAAACCTAAATGCAAAAGGAGAAGCAGACTTTAACCATCATATAAAGAAAACAGTAACAGAGCAGGAGACAGGATATCGGCAGTGCTAAGGAATAACACAACTCGCCAAAAATGGCATTCCAAATAACAGGGCAGCTCATTAAAAATTGAAGTCTAAAGGTGTGTTTGGATTTGGCCTAGGTTTGCCTTACCAAAAGTGGGCTAGCCAATTTTTGGGTCATGGTTTTGCTTGCCAACTATTTGGTCATGGCCAAAAAAATGGTAGGGCACAAATTTGGGCACTATCCAAACAGCCCCTTAGAAAATCAAAGTATGGATCAAATAGTACGAAGTTCACAGTAAGTTAGAAAATGTCTGATTGCTAACGGTTGTGTATGAGGTCCCAATCCCTTTTTTCCCACATTGTTGGAACAACTTACAAGGAATGAAGGAATATTGCAGGCAATCAGTATCATTGCCTTGGATCATGCAGTGTTACTAATTACAAAGTATACTCAATCCCTGCCAATCAAAATTTCTCAATCTAGGCCACACTTAAAGGTTTCCATTGGGACCTAGCTCAGTTCTTCTCTATGCCATGAGGCCACATGTAAGTCAATAGCTGTAAGGCCAAGAAACCTCATGGATCCCTACCGATGCTGCCCATATATGGTGTATCCAAAATATAGAGGTAATTGCACGGGAGATACATACACTTGGGAGGCATGTTCAGTTCAATACACGAACTTAAAATGCATAAAAGTGCACCCTTAACTTGGCTTTTAGGTACACTTTGGTCCAAATCATGGCACACCACACTGGCTAATAACAAGTGTGCAACACACATGTGGAAGACTTGGCGGCATCTGGGTGCCATGCCTTCTTTGTTTCACACCCCAATTTTTTTGCAATATTCATGGttgggaggagaggagcagAATAATTTCACATGGTTGGGTAGTGGGTTTTATGATTGGCGGTTTTTTAGGTGGCTTGATACATCTTTATGGTTAGGCATGCTAGATTTTGGTCTTGATGGTTGTAGGGCTAATATTTTAGGTCAGAATGTTCACGCTACCATTGTCTAGAAAGAAAGAGGAATTTTCAAAGGGATTTTAGACCAACAGAGAAGAGACATTTACGGAGGGTTTTGTGGGCTTTCAATGAGCGGAACTAATAGAATTCGAGTTTTTGTTTTATAAAAATTGCTGCCCAGTGAGAGGCCTCACGTTCCTCATGTGCAACCCGTGTGCGTTATTAGCCACAGCCAGTGCGGCATCCAACAGTGGTGAAAATCAGCTGACATGGTGGGACCAAAGTGAATCTGAAAGCCAAGTTAAGGGTGCACTTTCTGCATTTTTCATGTTCATGGACTAAACTGAAGATGTCTCCTAAGTTTATGTATCTACGATGCAATTGCCTCAAGTATATGCCTGTTCATGCATGAAGAGAAGATTTTCAACTGCCATTGATGACAGAATCAGCAGTGTTACAAGCAACTC includes:
- the LOC100842254 gene encoding jacalin-related lectin 9, with the translated sequence MANPSYYQTGPVSQEVQEKEHLLHLYMYQRLEGSPDGNQKVIVNPNLPHLFGCLAVNDWAIYDGILPNANLVARAQGHHIGAGSSGESWTFLTNFVFVDKRFKESSLQVLGTIVQETPQIGEWAIIGGTGEFAFAQGIVSFKKIQELNRANIRELNIRAICRSFPKPTPVKVGPLGGKGGQAVDIPEPPKSLLSVTIRSGAVIDSIAFTYVDQAGKSQSAGPWGGSGGAAETILLAPNETVKKVSGTTGDFNGATVVTSLSIVTNVKTYGPFGNVNGSPFSIPEKDGGSVVGFFGSFGSLVDALGVYVA
- the LOC104583603 gene encoding wiskott-Aldrich syndrome protein homolog 1; translated protein: MENVLVDRSAGGHAFRRSAGMRGCRRMLPGSMPTPPYSVGYGSLSPYSSSLPPHPFLYPPYDFLCYRSPHQSLPPLPSHGLPPLPPATMAKAKHASLPPLRSASTLPAAPRKTVGESSSSYKRKKPRAPDQEPAAALPRAARRRKPLQRAAPLPAAPAVVEALDDLEREVTRGFVEDLVHALAPPPSSLPLPTFSLVRAAAAAKAAPPSCAV